ATCTCGACGCAGCCGGGGCATTCGCCCGCCTCGGGCGCGGCCTCCGCCGCCGGCTCGCCCGCGGCCGCGGGCGCGGGCGCCTCGGCCGCCGGGGGGGGCGCCGCCGGAGCCGGAGCGGCCGGAGCGGCCGCCGGGGCCGGCGCCGGAGCGGGCGCGGGGGGCGGCGCGGGCACGCTGCGCCGCACCGACAGCTTGAAGTCGGGGGTCTCGAGCGTCAGTTCGTCGGTTTCGGTGGCCACCATCGCCTGCAGGATGGCCTTGATCTCCTTGGCGTTCACGTGCGCCTCCCTAGGCCCGGCCGGCGTACTCGCCGGTGCGGGTGTCGATCTTGATGACCTCGCCGGCCTCGATGAAGAGCGGGACGTTGACCACCGCTCCGGTCTCGAGGGTGGCGGGCTTGGAACCGCCCGAGGCGGTGTCGCCCTTGATGCCGGGCGGGGCCTCGGTGACCTCGAGCTCGACGACGGTGGGCGGCGTGACCTTGATCACCCGGCCGTCGTAGACGTCGGCGATCAGGGTGATGCCTTCCTTGAGGAACTTCCCGGCCTCGCCCGCGGCCGCCTTGGGGACGTGGTACTGCTCGTAGGTCTCGAGGTCCATGAGCACCAGATCGTCGCCCTCGGGGTAGAGGTACTGCATCTCCCGCGCCTCGACGAAGATGTCCTTCAGCTTCTCGCCGGAGTTGAAGGTGCGCTCGACGGTGGCGCCGGTCTCGAGGTTCTTGAACTTGGCCACCACCTTGGCGCCGCCGCGGCCGATCTTCTGGTGCTGATAGTCGACGCACTCCCACAGGGCGCCGTCCATCTCCACCTTGGTGCCGGGTCTCAGGTCGGTTACGCTGATCATGCAGGTGAGCCTCCAATCCGCATTTTATTCGCTTCCGGTGAAGCGGGTGACGTTGGGCCCCAGGCCCAGGCGATCGATGTACTCGAGGTAGTCGCGCTCGTCGAGCGGGTACTTGCCGGCAAGGGCCACGATCACGCCCTCCATGACGTTGGTGCCGAAGCTGCGGCCGCCCAGGCGGGGGGTGGTGGTGATCAGCATCGCCGCGCCGCGTGCGCGCAGCATCTCCACGTCCTCTTCGGTCGTGGTGTTGGTGAGCACGACCTTGCCCGCGATGGACGGGGGCATGAAGCGCTTGATGTAGAGGAAGTCGCCGGCGATCACGTCGGCCCAGTCGTAGTACTTGCCGCGCCAGTCCTGGATCTGCTTCTCCTGCTTCTCGCCCGTGGGGTAGAGCATCTTGAAGGGCAGCTGGGTGAAGACGGGCAGCAGGATGCGGGCGAGGATGCGCAGCCCCCGGAGGGTGCGGATGGGCACGGGCACGCCCAGGCCGAAGATCAGGTCGCCGAAGACCATCTCCGCGCCGTGCTCCCACAGCGCCTCGGCCATGCCGAAGCGGTCGACCGCGGAGGTCATGACCACCTTGCGCTCCTTCCAGGAGAGCTCGGCGTCGAGGTCGTGCACCACCTTGCGCTCGAGGGTGTGCTTGAGCCCCGAACCGTCGACGACCGGCGTTTGCTTCGCGGCGCGCGCCAGTTTCAGGGCGTCGCGGATGGTGTAGCGGCGGCCCGCGGCGTAGAGGTAGAGGTCGATGCCGCCAAGCCCGATCGCGGCCACCTCGGGGTCGGCATCGAGCTGCTGGATGAGCTGGATGGCCTTCTCGAAGCTGCCGTCGGTGCCGATGCGCTCGATGGAAAAGCGCCGGCCCAGGAACTCGGCCTCGGTCTTGGAGTCGCGCTTCGACGACCCGATGGATACACTGACGACCCTTTTCATAGGCTACCTTTCCAGCAGGGCCTTCATCCGCTCGGCCACGTGCTCCGCGGTGAAGCCCAGTTCGCGGTAGACGACCTCGCCGGGGGCGCTGGCCCCGAAGCGGTCGAGGCCGATCACCTCGTCGGCGTAGCGCTCCCAGCCCAGCGTGGCCCCGGCCTCGACGGCGAGCGCCGGCAGCTCGGGCGGCAGCACCGCGCGCCGGTAGGCGGCGTCCTGGGCCTCGAAGGCCTCGAAACAGGGCAGGCTGACGACGCGGACGGGCAGCCCCTCGGCCGCCAACCGCTCCTGCGCGGCGAGCGCCAGGGCCACCTCGCTGCCGGTGGCGACGAGGACGCCGCGCGGCGGATCCGAGGGTTCGCTGAGGACGTACCCCCCCTTCAGGGCCTCCTCGGCCGGGGCGTAGCGCCCGCGGTCGAGCACCGGCAGCCCCTGGCGGGTGAGGATCAGCGCGGTGGGGCCGGAGGTGCGCTCGAGCGCCATCCTCCAGGCCACGGCGGTCTCGGCGGCGTCGGCGGGGCGGATCACCCACAGGTTTGGCAGCGCCCGCAGGCTCATCAGGTGCTCGACGGGCTGGTGGGTGGGGCCGTCCTCGCCGATGGCGATCGAGTCGTGGGTCCAGACGTAGACGACGGGGGTGCCCATCAGCGCCGCCAGGCGCACCGCCCCGCGCATGTAGTCGGAGAAGACCAGGAAGGTGCCGCCGTAGGGGCGGAAGCCCCCGTGCAGCGCCAGCCCGTTCAGGATCGCCCCCATCGCGTGCTCGCGCACGCCGTAGTGGATGTAGCGGCCCGTCGGGTTCTCGGGCGAGAAGTCGGCCATGTCGGGGGCCTTGGTGTTGTTCGAGGGCGTCAGGTCGGCCGAACCGCCGAGCAGCTCGGGCAGGTGAGGCGAGAGCGCGGCCAGCACCTGGCCGCTGGCCTTGCGGGTGGCCACCTTGGCGTCCGCCTCGAAGCGCGGCAGGCGCTCGCGCCAGCCCGCGGGCAGCGCCCCCTGGACGACCCTGCGGGTGAACTCCTCGCCCAGCTCGGGGAACTCCCAGCTGTAGGCCTCGAAACGCTGTTCCCAGGCCTCCTGGGCCGCGAGCCCCTTGTCCAGGGCGCGGCGGTAATGGGCGTAGACCTCCTCGGGGATCTCGAAGGGGCCGTAGGGCCAGCCCAGCTTCTCACGGGCGGCCGCCAGCGCCTCCTCACCCAGCGGCGCTCCGTGGGCGTCCGGAGTGTCCTGCTTGGGGCTGCCGAAGCCGATGTGGGTGCGCACGGCGATCAGCGTCGGGGCGGCGGTGTGGGCCCGGGCGACCTCGATGGCCGCGCGGATCTCGCCGGTGTCGTTGCCGTCCTCGACGATCAGGGTCTGCCAGCCGTAGGCCTTGTAACGCGCCAGCACGTCCTCGCTGAAGGCCAGCGAAGTGGAACCGTCGATGGAGATGCGGTTGTCGTCCCAGAGGACGATCAGCTTCCCCAGCTTCCAGTGCCCCGCGAGGCTCGAGGCCTCGGAGGCGACGCCCTCCATCAGGTCGCCGTCGGAGGCGATCACGTAGGTGTGGTGGTCGACGATCTGGAAACGCTCGCGGTTGAACTCGGCCGCGAGCTTGAACTCGGCGAGGGCCAGCCCCACGGCGGTGCTGATCCCCTGCCCCAGGGGCCCGGTCGTCACCTCGACGCCCGGGGTGTGGCCGTACTCGGGGTGGCCCGGCGTCTTCGAACCCCACTGGCGGAAGCGCTTCAGCTCCTCGAGCGGCAGGTCGTAGCCGCTGAGGTGCAAGAGCGCGTAGAGCAGCATCGAGCCGTGGCCCGCCGAGAGCACGAAGCGGTCGCGGTCGGGCCAGCGCGGGTCGGCGGGGTTGTGCTTGAGGAAGTCGTGCCAGAGCACGTAGGCCATCGGCGCCGCGCCCATGGGCATGCCCGGGTGGCCCGACTTCGCCGCCTCCACCGCGTCGGCGGCCAGGAACCTTAGCGCGTTGATCGCAAGCTTTTCGATGGGGGTTTCTTGCGTCATCGCCGCCTATCATACCAGCCGGAGCCTAGCCGATCGCCTTCTTGATGATCTCGGGGGCGAACTCCGCGAGGGCGCGCACCAGCCCGGTCACCCCGCGGGCGCGGCCGGGGGTGATGTAGACCGGCACGCCCCGGGCCAGCGCCTCGGCCCGGACCGGCTCGGAGAGGTCGTGCCCCACGTAGGAACTGACGATGATCACCCCGTGGGCGCGGCTCAGCCGGCTCTGGATGCGGCGCAGGCTCTCGCGCGCCGCGGTGGTGGAGTCGGAGTCGAACCAGTCGACCCTGAGGCCCAGCTCTTCGAGCCGCGGCTTGAGGCGGCTGCGCAGCTGGGTGTGGCCGCCGAGGACGATCAGGTACTCCCCCGAAAAGCGCGGCAGGTCCGCGGTCATCACGCTCTTGGGGGTCTGCCCCGCGAGCGCGTCGGGGGCGCCTTCGAGCTCGGCGAGCTTGGCCGAGGTCGCCTTCAGCTCGGCGAGGTAGAGCTCGAGCTCGGGGTCGTGGGGGTTGAGGAAGAGGAGGTTGCGCAGCACCTCGCGCGCCAGCTCCAGGTCCTTCTCCTGGTAGTAGGCGGCCTCAAGGGCGCGCTTCCAGACGGCCTGCGCCTCGGTGAAGCGCCCGAGGCGTTCGTACTGTTCGGCCAGGTCGAAGAGGAGGCCGAGCACGTGGGGCCGGCGCTCGACCTCGGCTTCGAGCACCGCCAGCGCCTCCTGCGCGCGCCCCTGCTGGTTGAGCGCCCCCACGTAGGCGGTCAAGGCGCGCTCCGCTTCCTCCTCGGCGGCGAAGGGGCGCGAGAGCCGGTAGGCCTGTTCCAGCGCCTCGGGTCCGGCGCCGGGCGTGCGCGCGAGCGCGTCCCACAGGACCCGGAAGGCCTCCCACGCGCCCTCCAGGGCCTCGATCAGGCGCACCAGGTCGCCGGTGCGCGCCCGCGGCAGCTCGGCCAGGCCGGTCTCGCGCAGGGCGCCCAGGAACTCGCGCGCCAGCACCTCCTCCCCCGCCTCGGCGGCCCGCTCCGCGAGCTCGAGCAGGCGGCCCGGCGGGTAAGGGTGGAAGGCGTGGGCCCGTTTGTGCGCCCCCAGCACCTGGGGCAGCGGGGCCTCGAGGCGCTCGAGCACTTCGGCCAGCAGCCGGTAGGCGGCCCCCACCGGAGCCCCGCGCGCGGCCCGCGCCGCCTGCTCCAGGAGCCGGCGCGCCTCCTCGTACCGCCCCTGTTCGTAGCGCAACCGCCCCAGCGCCATCAGCGCCAGCGGTTCCTCGCTGCGCGCCACCGCGTCGGTCAGGTAGGGCTCGACGGCCTCCAGGTCGGCCTGCTCGATCGTCTCGACCTCGTCCACGTCGCGGATGCGCAGGTGCGCGAGCGCCAGCCCCACCGCGCCGCTGACCTCGCCCAGGTCGTAGAGGCGGCGGGCGTAACGCTCCGCGCGCGCCCAGAGCCGCTGCCCCAGCGCCGCGTGCAGGCCCAGGTAGAGCAGCTCGCGGGTGAGGAAGTCGCGCGAGAGGTCCTCGGCGAACTCCACCCGGCGGCTCACCTCGGCCAGCCGCCCCGCGCGCAGGTCGCGGAACAGCTTCTCCGAGAAACGCTCGAGCACCGCCTCGAGCTCGGGGGGACGCTCGCTCTCGAGCCGGGCGAAGGCGCGCAGCGCGTCGGCTTCCCGGCCCGCCTGGGCGTACGCCCGGGCGAGGAGCCGCAGCCGCTCGGGGTCGCGCGCCGCCCGGCGTTCGAGCCGCTCCAGCGCCTCGGCTCCGCGGCCCAGCTCGACCAGCGCCCGCGCCCGCAGGTCGCGGGCCTCCTCGCCGGCGGCCTGGACCAGCGCCGCCTCGGCCTCGCGCCAGCGCCCCAGCGCCGCCAGCGCCCGGCCGCGCAGCTCCGCGGCCTCGTCGCCCTCCACGCCCTCGAGCAGCTCCAGCGCTGCCCGCGCGTCGCCGGCGGCCAGCGCCGCCCGCGCCCGCGCACCGCGGTCCGCCGGCGGCTCCTCCGCGGGGGCGTCCGGCGCGGGGCGGCGCGCGCCCAGGGACCGCGCGTCGCGCAGCGTCGCTCCGCGGCGGGCGCCGATCAGCACGTAGTCGCCGGAACCGTGCCGCTCCACCTCCTCGAAGCCCATCGCCTCCAGCAGGCGCTCGAAGGCGGCGGGGTGCTTGCCCAGGAAGGGGCCGTGGCCGTAGAGGACCCGGCCGCCGGGCGCGAGCACCCGCCCCAGCCGCTCGAGGCGCTCGCAGAGCTCGAAGGCGCGGTAGAACGCGGCGTCGTCTTCGAACTCGGGGGGCAGGTCGGTGCGCAGGTAGCCCTCGGGGAGGACCGAGAGCAGCAGCACCGCGTCGTAGGGTTCCGCGGGCTCGAACGTCTCCCACCAGTCCGTGTGCCAGCGGACCTCGAGCCCCAGCTCCCGGCCCACCCCCTCGCCGCGGCGCACGGCCTCGGGCAGGGGCTCGAGGGCGTGCCACTCCAGCTCGGGGCGCTGCAGCGCCAGCGCGTGCACGAGCGCTCCGGTGTAGGCCCCCACCTCGAGAACGCGGCCGCCCGCGGGCAGCAGTTCGGGCACCACGCGCGCGTAGAACTGCAGGAAGGGGTAGTGCAGGGCGTAGACCAGGGCCTCGAGCCGGTGCGGTCCCGGCTCGAGCGTCCGCCCGTAAAATCTTCGCACCGCCTCGCGGCCGGGCTCGCCGAGGTAGGCCTGCCAGGCGGCGAGGACCGGCTTGCGCTTCTTCGGGGTGCCGATGCGCTTGGCCAGCTCGCTTTCGAAACGGCCCGGAGCCACCAGCCCGGAAACCTGGTACCGCTCGCGCAGGAAGCGCTTGAGATCGAAGTCCATGGCGTACGCCCCCATTCTACGCCGCTCAGTAGCCTTCGCGGACCACGTTGAACAGCGGCGCGCCGCGCAGGTAGCGCGCCACCTGCGCCCGCACCAGGGCGAAGCCGCGCGCCCGCAGCCGCGGCGAGCTGCCGGCCAGGTGCGGGGTGATCCAGACCCCGGGCGCGCGCCAGAGCGGGTGGTCCTGGGGCAGGGGTTCGGGATCGGTCACGTCGAGCGCGGCGCGCACGCGGCCGGCGCGCAGCGCCTCCAAGAGCGCGCCCGTGTCCACCAGGGCGCCGCGGCCGGCGTTGACGAGCAGGGCGCCGGGCTTCATCCGCTCCAGGAAGGCGGCGTCCACCAGCCCCCGGGTCGCCGGGGTGAGCGGCAGCAGCAGCACCACGGCGTCGGCGTGCGGCAGCAGCTCCGGCATCGCCTCCAGGGTGCGCACCCCGGCGCGCGGCCGGCGGGCGAGGCGCAGGACGCGCACCCCGAAGGGCGCGAGCCGCGCCTCGACCGCCCGGCCGATGGAGCCGTAGCCGAGGATCAGCACGGTCTGCCCCCAGAGCTCGCCCGGCCGGAAGCCGCCGTCCCACGCGGCCGCCCCTTGACGTTCCACCAGCTCGGGCACGCGTTTGGTGGCCACGAGCAACGCGGTCAGCACCCACTCGCTCACGGCCACGTCGTGGACGCCGCGGGCGTCGGCGAGCGTCACCCCTTCGGGCACGAAGGGCAGCACCCAGTCCACCCCCGCCGAGATCGTCTGCACCACGCGCAGGTTGGGCATCCGCTCCAGGGCCTCGGCCATCGGCCGGCGGGTGGGCACCACGAACTCGGCGGCCAGGACCTCCGGGCCCGGCGCCCCTTCCAGGGGAAAGCGCACGACCTCCACGCCGCCGGGAAGCCCGCTCAGGTAGTCCGGCCGCACGTCATCCGCCACCGCAAGGCGCACGCCACTCCTCCTTTCGCACTTCCATCAGGGTGTCCTGCTTCCCCCCGGGCAACGCCTCCACGCCCACCTCGCGGAAACCCGCCGCGGCGAAGGCGCGCCGCGCCCGCAGGTTGTGGCTGAAGGTGCGCAGCTTGACGCGCTCGAGCCCCAGGGTGCCGAAGGCGTAGTCGAGCAGCGCCCGCACCGCCTCGCGGCCGTACCCCTGCCCCCAGCGGTCCTTGCGGCCCAGGATGATGCCCAGGGTGGCCTCGCGCCCCTTCATCTCGTAGAGCTCGAGGGTGCCCAGCCAGTCGCCGTGCTCGTCGAGGACGACGAAGCCCAGGCGGTCGCCGCGCTTGATCTCCCCCTGCACCACCCGCTTGAAGAGCCACAGCGGCATCCGCAGCGGGCGGTTGCCGTTCCACTCCGCGATCTCGGGATCGCGGAAGCTCTCCCAGAACCCGCGCCATTCCTCGGCCGTGAGGCCGTAAGCGAAGGGCTTGAGGGTGACCCGACCGCAGTGCGGCCAGTCGGGCGCGGCGGCGAGCGGGCGTGCCATACTTCAAGCCTAGCCCATCCCCGCGGGAACGGGCCAAGGCCTGGGCCGGACGGGCTCAGGGGTAGAGGCCGCGCAGCGCCCGCGCCTCGAGGATGCGCGTCGCCGCCACGATGTAGGCGGCCGTGCGCAGGAGCACCTTGCGGTCCTGCGCCACCTGCCAGACGGCCTCGAAGGCCTCGCGCAGGACGCGCTCGAGGTTCTGGTTGATCTCCTCCTCGGTCCAGAAGTAGGAGTTGAAGTCCTGCACCCACTCGAAGTAGGAGACCGTCACGCCGCCGGCGTTGGCGAGGACGTCGGGAACGACGACGACGCCGCGCTCGGCGAGGATGTCGTCGGCCGCCGGCGTCGTGGGGCCGTTCGCGCCCTCGACGACGATCTTGGTTTGCACCTTGTGGGCATTCTGCTCGGTAATGACGCGCTCCAGCGCCGCCGGGACCAGGAACTCGCAGGGCACCGCGAAGAGCTCGGCGGCGGGCAGCGGCTCGGCCTTCGGGTAGCCGCGCACCCCGCGCGTCTCCGACTCCGCCACGTAACGGATCAGGTCATAGGGGTCGATGCCCTCCTCGTTGTAGATCGCCCCGGTCACGTCGGCGATGGCCACGATCTTGGCGCCGTGGTCGTAGAAGGCGCGCGCCGCGGCGTTGCCCACGTTACCGAAGCCCTGGATCACCACGCGGCTGCCCTCGATGGGCAGGCCGATCTTCTCGGCCGCCGCGGCGGCGGTGAAGAAGACCCCGTTGCCGGTCGCGTCCTGCCGGCCCAGCGAGCCGCCGATGGCGATCGGCTTGCCGGTGACCACGCCGGGGGTGGTCGAGCCCACGTTCATCGAGTAGGTGTCCATCATCCAGGCCATCTCGCGCTGGCCGGTGCCCACGTCGGGCGCGGGGATGTCCTTCTTGGGGCCGATGAGGATGCCGATCTCGGAGGTGAAGCGGCGGGTGACGCGCTCGAGCTCCGAGGGGGAGAGCTGCCGCGGGTCGAGGCGGATCCCGCCCTTGCCGCCGCCGTAGGGCAGCCCCACGGCCGCGTTCTTGATGCTCATCCAGGCCGCCAGCGCCATCACCTCGGAAAGCGTCACGTCCTGGTGGTAGCGCACGCCCCCCTTGGCGGGCCCGCGCGAAGTGTTGTGCTGGACCCGGTAGCCTTCGAAGTGAACCACGGTGCCGTCGTCGAGGTGGATGGGCACGTCGACGATCAGGATCCGCTTGGGCCGCTTCAGGGTGTCGACCCAGTACTTCAGCTTGCCCAGGTAGGGGGTGACGCGCTCGACCTGTTCCAGGTAGATCCCCCAGGGGCCTTGGTCGCCGGACGGCAGGTAGGACAACGGTTCGCTCTTCATGGATACACCCCCCGCATGTGCGTGGAGAAGTTGATCTGATCCACCGCAATGGCGTAGGAGGCCAGCCGCAGATCGATCGCGTGGGCCTCCGCGTACGTGCACACCTCTTCCAGCGTCTGGGCCACGCGGCGCTGCATCGCCGACCAGACGCGGTCCTCCGACCAGTTGAACATCGAGAAGTTCTGCACCCACTCGAGGTAGTCCATCGTCAGGCCCCCGCCGCCGGCGATCACGTCGGGCACGACCGGAACCCCGCGGCGTCGCAGCTGCGCGTCGGCGTCGGCGGTCACCGCCCCGACGGCGGATTCGACAATCACCCGGGCCCGGACCTGATCCACGTTGCCCTCGTTGATCAACCCTTCCAGGGCCGCCAGGATCAGGAAGTCGGCGTCCAGGCCCACCAGGGCGTCGCGGCCGATGGTGTGGGCCCCGGAAAAGCCCTCGACCCGCCCCGTCTCCTTGAAGTGCGCCAGCAGCGCCTTGTAGTCGAGGCCGTCGGGGTTGTAGACCGCCCCCCACTCGTCGGAAACCGCGATCACCTTCGCCCCCGCCTCGGAAAAGAGCCGCGCCACCGCGCGGCCCACCTTGCCGTAGCCCTGCACGGCCACGGTGCTGCCGGCGAGGTCCTGCTCCTGAAA
This genomic stretch from Oceanithermus profundus DSM 14977 harbors:
- the tkt gene encoding transketolase → MTQETPIEKLAINALRFLAADAVEAAKSGHPGMPMGAAPMAYVLWHDFLKHNPADPRWPDRDRFVLSAGHGSMLLYALLHLSGYDLPLEELKRFRQWGSKTPGHPEYGHTPGVEVTTGPLGQGISTAVGLALAEFKLAAEFNRERFQIVDHHTYVIASDGDLMEGVASEASSLAGHWKLGKLIVLWDDNRISIDGSTSLAFSEDVLARYKAYGWQTLIVEDGNDTGEIRAAIEVARAHTAAPTLIAVRTHIGFGSPKQDTPDAHGAPLGEEALAAAREKLGWPYGPFEIPEEVYAHYRRALDKGLAAQEAWEQRFEAYSWEFPELGEEFTRRVVQGALPAGWRERLPRFEADAKVATRKASGQVLAALSPHLPELLGGSADLTPSNNTKAPDMADFSPENPTGRYIHYGVREHAMGAILNGLALHGGFRPYGGTFLVFSDYMRGAVRLAALMGTPVVYVWTHDSIAIGEDGPTHQPVEHLMSLRALPNLWVIRPADAAETAVAWRMALERTSGPTALILTRQGLPVLDRGRYAPAEEALKGGYVLSEPSDPPRGVLVATGSEVALALAAQERLAAEGLPVRVVSLPCFEAFEAQDAAYRRAVLPPELPALAVEAGATLGWERYADEVIGLDRFGASAPGEVVYRELGFTAEHVAERMKALLER
- the accB gene encoding acetyl-CoA carboxylase biotin carboxyl carrier protein, which translates into the protein MNAKEIKAILQAMVATETDELTLETPDFKLSVRRSVPAPPPAPAPAPAPAAAPAAPAPAAPPPAAEAPAPAAAGEPAAEAAPEAGECPGCVEITAPIVGTFYRKPAPDAEPFVNVGDRIEKGQVVCIIEAMKLFNEIESEVSGVVRKILVEDGEPVEYGQPLFLVEPA
- the efp gene encoding elongation factor P; its protein translation is MISVTDLRPGTKVEMDGALWECVDYQHQKIGRGGAKVVAKFKNLETGATVERTFNSGEKLKDIFVEAREMQYLYPEGDDLVLMDLETYEQYHVPKAAAGEAGKFLKEGITLIADVYDGRVIKVTPPTVVELEVTEAPPGIKGDTASGGSKPATLETGAVVNVPLFIEAGEVIKIDTRTGEYAGRA
- a CDS encoding GNAT family N-acetyltransferase; translation: MARPLAAAPDWPHCGRVTLKPFAYGLTAEEWRGFWESFRDPEIAEWNGNRPLRMPLWLFKRVVQGEIKRGDRLGFVVLDEHGDWLGTLELYEMKGREATLGIILGRKDRWGQGYGREAVRALLDYAFGTLGLERVKLRTFSHNLRARRAFAAAGFREVGVEALPGGKQDTLMEVRKEEWRAPCGGG
- a CDS encoding DUF2325 domain-containing protein, giving the protein MDFDLKRFLRERYQVSGLVAPGRFESELAKRIGTPKKRKPVLAAWQAYLGEPGREAVRRFYGRTLEPGPHRLEALVYALHYPFLQFYARVVPELLPAGGRVLEVGAYTGALVHALALQRPELEWHALEPLPEAVRRGEGVGRELGLEVRWHTDWWETFEPAEPYDAVLLLSVLPEGYLRTDLPPEFEDDAAFYRAFELCERLERLGRVLAPGGRVLYGHGPFLGKHPAAFERLLEAMGFEEVERHGSGDYVLIGARRGATLRDARSLGARRPAPDAPAEEPPADRGARARAALAAGDARAALELLEGVEGDEAAELRGRALAALGRWREAEAALVQAAGEEARDLRARALVELGRGAEALERLERRAARDPERLRLLARAYAQAGREADALRAFARLESERPPELEAVLERFSEKLFRDLRAGRLAEVSRRVEFAEDLSRDFLTRELLYLGLHAALGQRLWARAERYARRLYDLGEVSGAVGLALAHLRIRDVDEVETIEQADLEAVEPYLTDAVARSEEPLALMALGRLRYEQGRYEEARRLLEQAARAARGAPVGAAYRLLAEVLERLEAPLPQVLGAHKRAHAFHPYPPGRLLELAERAAEAGEEVLAREFLGALRETGLAELPRARTGDLVRLIEALEGAWEAFRVLWDALARTPGAGPEALEQAYRLSRPFAAEEEAERALTAYVGALNQQGRAQEALAVLEAEVERRPHVLGLLFDLAEQYERLGRFTEAQAVWKRALEAAYYQEKDLELAREVLRNLLFLNPHDPELELYLAELKATSAKLAELEGAPDALAGQTPKSVMTADLPRFSGEYLIVLGGHTQLRSRLKPRLEELGLRVDWFDSDSTTAARESLRRIQSRLSRAHGVIIVSSYVGHDLSEPVRAEALARGVPVYITPGRARGVTGLVRALAEFAPEIIKKAIG
- a CDS encoding Glu/Leu/Phe/Val family dehydrogenase; amino-acid sequence: MLKSAYKPPGEPGLWHDFLAQLERTLAHVNAHPATVEYLTHPRRTVALTVPVQLDDGTVSFFSGYRVVHNIALGPARGGVRYHPRVSLGQSVGLAAIATIQSAVFRLPYGGAAGGVSVNPRKLSIGEVERLTRRYAAELVDVIGPDKDILGPDLGTGEREMAWMMDTFSTNRGFTEPGVVTGKPPQLGGVSKRGEAVGRGVLYAVEAFTRFQEQDLAGSTVAVQGYGKVGRAVARLFSEAGAKVIAVSDEWGAVYNPDGLDYKALLAHFKETGRVEGFSGAHTIGRDALVGLDADFLILAALEGLINEGNVDQVRARVIVESAVGAVTADADAQLRRRGVPVVPDVIAGGGGLTMDYLEWVQNFSMFNWSEDRVWSAMQRRVAQTLEEVCTYAEAHAIDLRLASYAIAVDQINFSTHMRGVYP
- a CDS encoding 2-hydroxyacid dehydrogenase, yielding MRLAVADDVRPDYLSGLPGGVEVVRFPLEGAPGPEVLAAEFVVPTRRPMAEALERMPNLRVVQTISAGVDWVLPFVPEGVTLADARGVHDVAVSEWVLTALLVATKRVPELVERQGAAAWDGGFRPGELWGQTVLILGYGSIGRAVEARLAPFGVRVLRLARRPRAGVRTLEAMPELLPHADAVVLLLPLTPATRGLVDAAFLERMKPGALLVNAGRGALVDTGALLEALRAGRVRAALDVTDPEPLPQDHPLWRAPGVWITPHLAGSSPRLRARGFALVRAQVARYLRGAPLFNVVREGY
- a CDS encoding Glu/Leu/Phe/Val family dehydrogenase, with the translated sequence MKSEPLSYLPSGDQGPWGIYLEQVERVTPYLGKLKYWVDTLKRPKRILIVDVPIHLDDGTVVHFEGYRVQHNTSRGPAKGGVRYHQDVTLSEVMALAAWMSIKNAAVGLPYGGGKGGIRLDPRQLSPSELERVTRRFTSEIGILIGPKKDIPAPDVGTGQREMAWMMDTYSMNVGSTTPGVVTGKPIAIGGSLGRQDATGNGVFFTAAAAAEKIGLPIEGSRVVIQGFGNVGNAAARAFYDHGAKIVAIADVTGAIYNEEGIDPYDLIRYVAESETRGVRGYPKAEPLPAAELFAVPCEFLVPAALERVITEQNAHKVQTKIVVEGANGPTTPAADDILAERGVVVVPDVLANAGGVTVSYFEWVQDFNSYFWTEEEINQNLERVLREAFEAVWQVAQDRKVLLRTAAYIVAATRILEARALRGLYP